The following are from one region of the Chloroflexota bacterium genome:
- a CDS encoding YiiD C-terminal domain-containing protein: MRWINFYPPFLGAGIRVKRAAADFRTIVVEMKLTRLNLNAVGTHFGGSLYAMCDPWFMLILMNALGADYVVWDKSASIQFLKPGRGIVSATFHIPGETIDAIRAQADAGQKIEPTFAVDVVSDTGEVIARVEKLLYVRRKNARAT, translated from the coding sequence ATGCGCTGGATCAATTTCTATCCACCTTTTCTCGGCGCGGGCATTCGTGTCAAACGCGCCGCCGCCGATTTCCGGACGATTGTCGTCGAGATGAAATTGACGCGCTTGAATCTCAACGCGGTCGGTACGCATTTCGGCGGCTCGCTCTACGCGATGTGCGATCCCTGGTTTATGCTCATTCTGATGAATGCGCTTGGCGCGGACTATGTGGTGTGGGACAAATCGGCGAGCATTCAATTTCTCAAGCCAGGACGGGGCATAGTGTCGGCGACGTTTCACATTCCGGGTGAAACGATTGACGCGATTCGCGCGCAGGCAGACGCAGGACAAAAAATCGAGCCGACGTTTGCGGTGGATGTCGTGAGCGACACAGGCGAGGTGATCGCGCGCGTCGAAAAATTGCTCTACGTACGGAGGAAAAATGCGCGTGCCACATAA
- a CDS encoding ABC-2 family transporter protein: MRYLRLLGVFYRYSLLKELEYRVNFFSNVLMSVFWLVWGVVGVSIFFLHRDKMGEWTFPEVLIVVGLFTFFNGVMESFLRPNVGAVIEQIRDGTFDFVLTKPVNAQFIASLRNVVLWRLVDVAIGLGLIVYALGQLHVTPSLASIAFFVVMTASAIIIVYSIWLMMVSLAFWFVKIDNITELFFAFYEAGRYPVTIYRGLVRVLLTFIVPIAFVTTFPASALLGRLDTTMTATGFAFALGLLIASNRFWNFALRHYSSASS; the protein is encoded by the coding sequence TTGCGTTACCTAAGACTGCTCGGTGTGTTTTATCGCTATTCGCTCCTCAAAGAGCTAGAGTACCGCGTCAACTTTTTTTCCAATGTGTTGATGAGTGTGTTCTGGCTGGTGTGGGGCGTAGTTGGCGTTTCGATTTTCTTTTTGCATCGCGACAAGATGGGTGAGTGGACCTTTCCCGAAGTGCTGATCGTCGTCGGCTTGTTCACGTTTTTCAACGGCGTGATGGAATCGTTCCTGCGCCCGAACGTCGGCGCAGTGATCGAGCAGATTCGCGATGGCACCTTTGATTTCGTGCTGACCAAGCCCGTGAACGCGCAATTCATCGCGAGTTTGCGGAACGTTGTCTTGTGGCGACTCGTGGATGTGGCGATTGGTCTGGGCTTGATTGTTTACGCGCTGGGTCAACTGCATGTCACCCCGTCGCTCGCGAGCATCGCGTTCTTTGTCGTGATGACCGCGAGCGCGATTATCATCGTCTATTCGATCTGGTTGATGATGGTGTCGCTCGCGTTCTGGTTCGTCAAGATTGACAACATCACCGAACTGTTCTTCGCGTTTTACGAAGCGGGACGCTACCCGGTCACGATCTATCGCGGACTTGTGCGCGTGCTGTTGACGTTCATCGTGCCGATCGCGTTCGTGACGACGTTTCCGGCGAGCGCGTTACTGGGTCGTCTCGATACGACGATGACCGCCACCGGTTTCGCGTTCGCGCTGGGTCTGCTCATCGCCTCGAATCGGTTTTGGAATTTCGCGCTCCGCCACTATTCGAGCGCGTCGAGTTGA
- a CDS encoding ABC-2 family transporter protein, producing MLRKYAALLRRSMGAMFEYRAAIFIWMLTNVMPLVMLAVWFSLAEDGPIAGYTQDDFVAYYLLLTVVRQMTSVWVIWELDYEIRHGALAIKLLHPIDPIHEYIAGHLTDKVLRVVVLIPLGLLAWWIFPTIHYDLTPLNFLLMLIATVIAWLIRFLSQYCFGLLAFWISESITLNDVWFAMTMMLGGIVAPLDLFPANVRDVANYLPFRFMLAFPVEIVSGRLTPAELVTGFATMTFWLIVIVIVYRWLWRKGIRQFSAFGA from the coding sequence ATGTTAAGAAAATACGCGGCTTTGCTCCGCCGCAGTATGGGTGCGATGTTCGAATATCGCGCCGCGATTTTTATCTGGATGCTGACGAATGTGATGCCGCTCGTCATGCTGGCAGTGTGGTTTTCGCTCGCCGAAGACGGACCGATTGCCGGGTACACCCAGGATGATTTCGTCGCGTACTATCTTCTGCTCACCGTGGTTCGGCAGATGACGAGTGTCTGGGTGATTTGGGAACTCGATTACGAAATTCGTCACGGCGCTCTTGCGATCAAACTGTTGCATCCGATTGATCCGATCCACGAGTACATCGCGGGTCATCTCACGGACAAGGTATTGCGCGTGGTAGTCTTGATTCCGCTTGGCTTGCTCGCGTGGTGGATTTTTCCAACGATACACTACGATCTGACGCCACTCAATTTCCTGCTCATGCTGATTGCCACGGTGATCGCGTGGTTGATTCGTTTTCTCTCGCAGTACTGTTTCGGTCTGCTGGCGTTTTGGATTTCCGAGTCCATTACGTTGAACGATGTTTGGTTCGCCATGACGATGATGCTGGGTGGCATCGTAGCGCCGCTCGACCTGTTTCCGGCGAACGTACGCGACGTGGCAAACTATTTACCGTTTCGATTCATGCTTGCTTTCCCGGTCGAGATTGTCTCCGGGCGATTGACGCCAGCCGAACTTGTGACCGGTTTCGCGACGATGACGTTTTGGCTGATCGTCATTGTAATTGTGTATCGCTGGCTCTGGCGCAAGGGCATTCGCCAATTCAGCGCGTTTGGCGCGTAA
- a CDS encoding ATP-binding cassette domain-containing protein, with protein MASHIIQSQNLCKYYQVHQKEPGLRGSLKSFVARKYTDVKAVDDVSFTIDAGEVVGFLGPNGAGKTTTLKVLSGLLYPTRGDARVLDFTPHERRADFLRSITLVMGQKQQLNWDLPAMDTFLVNGAIYEIPDDQFKQTLAELTELLELAPLLKKQVRKLSLGERMKCELAAALLHRPRVLFLDEPTIGLDVTMQTKIRQFIGDYNARSGATIILTSHYMADVTALCKRVIVIDHGKVLYDGDLHALAEKIAPHKLVRVEFSQVLNGQRLENYGEVVKVRGQHAELLIPRDATPNIAARMLAELPIADVTIEEPPIEDVITRVFEQAARARAERGETDEDAEDE; from the coding sequence ATGGCATCACATATCATCCAGTCCCAGAATCTTTGCAAATATTACCAGGTTCACCAAAAAGAACCTGGGTTGCGCGGTTCGCTCAAATCGTTTGTCGCGCGCAAGTACACCGATGTCAAGGCGGTAGACGATGTATCGTTCACGATTGACGCGGGCGAGGTCGTCGGTTTTCTCGGACCGAACGGCGCGGGCAAGACGACGACGCTCAAGGTGCTCTCCGGCTTGTTGTATCCGACGCGCGGCGACGCGCGCGTGCTCGATTTCACGCCGCACGAACGCCGCGCGGATTTTCTCCGCAGCATCACGCTCGTGATGGGGCAGAAGCAACAACTGAATTGGGATTTACCGGCGATGGACACGTTCCTGGTGAATGGCGCGATCTATGAAATCCCCGACGATCAGTTCAAGCAAACTCTGGCGGAACTGACGGAACTCTTGGAACTCGCGCCGCTGTTGAAAAAGCAAGTCCGCAAGCTGTCGCTTGGCGAACGGATGAAGTGCGAACTTGCTGCCGCGCTCTTGCATCGTCCGCGCGTGTTGTTTCTCGATGAGCCGACGATCGGGTTGGACGTGACGATGCAAACCAAGATTCGCCAATTCATCGGCGACTATAACGCGCGGTCCGGCGCGACGATCATTCTCACGAGTCACTACATGGCGGACGTGACCGCGCTGTGCAAACGCGTCATCGTGATTGATCATGGCAAGGTGTTGTACGACGGCGACCTGCACGCGCTCGCGGAAAAAATCGCGCCACATAAATTGGTGCGCGTTGAGTTTTCGCAAGTGTTGAACGGACAGCGACTCGAAAATTATGGCGAGGTCGTCAAGGTGCGCGGGCAACACGCCGAACTGCTCATCCCGCGCGACGCGACGCCGAACATCGCCGCGCGGATGCTTGCCGAGTTGCCGATCGCGGACGTGACGATTGAAGAGCCGCCCATCGAAGACGTCATCACACGCGTGTTCGAACAAGCCGCGCGCGCGCGCGCCGAACGCGGCGAGACGGACGAGGATGCGGAAGACGAGTGA